A single region of the Salvelinus sp. IW2-2015 linkage group LG20, ASM291031v2, whole genome shotgun sequence genome encodes:
- the LOC139029554 gene encoding uncharacterized protein, with product MLLYKGFLAFSSSPTVPPALSSSSSPQLLQPSHPPPPSSSSSPQPPQLSSLSPHTPSAPPSSPALSPHPLSSPSSSSPQLPTVPPALSSSSPHSPPSAPPALQPPSSSSSPQPPSSSSPQPPPPQLPPAPSLSSLTVPPAPAPSQFLQPSAPHSSSSPQLPHSSSSPQLPHRFLQPSAPPQPPALSSPPPSAPSSPQLPLQLPPSSSSPPLRPPPQLPPPSAPPSLTPQFPSPQPPPVPPALSSPQLLQPSALPHQPTRLPLQLLPALSPPPPHSPPVPPALSSPQSSSPLSSHPQLLQPSAPPPPLLAPPALNSPLSSPQLLQPSASPPSAPPALSFPPSAPPAPPPARSSLSPPPPLSSPQFLPALSSPSCSSSPQLPPHPQLSSPQLPSPHLLAPQPSALPHQLPLQLLQPSAPPALSSHSSPPPPPQLPQPSAPHSSPPPPTLSSPALSPPPPPHTLRSSSLNSPSPQLIQE from the coding sequence ATGCTGTTATATAAAGGTTTCTTAGCCTTCAGTTCCTCCCCCACAGTTCCTCCAGCCCTCAGCAGTTCCTCCAGCCCTCAGCTCCTCCAgccctcccaccccccccccccctccagctcctccagcccTCAGCCCCCCCAGCTCTCCAGCCTCAGCCCCCACACCCCCTCAGCTCCCCCCAGCTCTCCAGCCCTCAGCCCCCACCCCCTCAGCTCCCCCAGTTCCTCCAGCCCTCAGCTCCCCACAGTTCCTCCAGCCCTCAGCTCCTCCAGCCCTCATTCCCCCCCCTCAgcacctccagccctccagcccccctccagctcctccagcccTCAGCCCCCCAGCTCCTCCAGCCCTCAGCCCCCACCCCCTCAGCTCCCCCCAGCTCCCAGCCTCAGCTCCCTCACAGTTCCTCCAGCCCCAGCTCCCTCACAGTTCCTCCAGCCCTCAGCTCCTCACAGTTCCTCCAGCCCTCAGCTCCCTCACAGTTCCTCCAGCCCTCAGCTTCCTCACAGATTCCTCCAGCCCTCAGCTCCCCCACAGCCTCCAGCCCTCAGCTCCCCCCCACCCTCAGCCCCCTCCAGCCCTCAGCTCCCCCTCCAGCTCCCCCCCAGTTCCTCCAGCCCTCCCCTCCGCCCCCCACCTCAGCTCCCCCCACCCTCAGCTCCTCCATCCCTCACCCCCCAGTTCCCCAGCCCTCAGCCCCCCCCAGTTCCTCCAGCCCTCAGCTCCCCTCAGCTCCTCCAGCCCTCAGCTCTCCCCCATCAGCCCACCAGGCTCCCCCTCCAGCTCCTTCCAgccctcagcccccccccccctcactccccCCCAGTTCCTCCAGCCCTCAGCTCCCCCCAGTCCTCCAGCCCGCTCAGCTCCCACCCTCAGCTCCTCCAGCCCTCAGCTCCCCCTCCCCCACTCTTAGCTCCTCCAGCCCTCAACTCTCCCCTCAGCTCCCCCCAGCTCCTCCAGCCCTCAGCTTCCCCACCCTCAGCTCCTCCAGCCCTCAGCTTCCCCCCATCAGCCCCACCAGCTCCCCCTCCagctcgctccagcctcagcccccccccccccctcagctcccCCCAGTTCCTTCCAGCCCTCAGCTCCCCCTCATGCTCCTCCAGCCCTCAGCTCCCCCCACACCCTCAGCTCTCCAGCCCTCAGctcccctccccccacctctTAGCTCCCCAGCCCTCAGCTCTCCCCCATCAGCTCcccctccagctcctccagcccTCAGCTCCTCCAGCCCTCAgctcccactcctcccctcctcccccccctcagCTCCCCCAGCCCTCAgctccccactcctcccctcctccccccaccctcagctccccagccctcagcccccccccccccccccacaccctccGCTCCTCCAG